The Amycolatopsis mongoliensis genome includes a window with the following:
- a CDS encoding glycoside hydrolase family 15 protein, with product MIRWKAVLACAGAIVLLAGALPGTALASGTATDCCGGGASWATGNKSALGTSTTTSSPVWFTVADGVTSEVFYPRADVANMQDMQFVVTDGSSFVDLERDATNHVVTMPDEKALQYTVTNTAKSGKYRITTDYVTDPARSTLVRNTRFQSLDGGSYRLYLLANPSMAGGGANDNAWWDGSGLLASGTETLFGGAATTVVSALRVSTGFTAHDNGYSGAASDCLVDLRADKTLNNQFDTISGTGNVVQCGQIPVGTDTTFTVALGYGGTAAAATSAASGSLSSGFSAVATSYRSGWNSYVGSLKPAPASVSGDTQRRRAYYVAAMALKTAEDKQHPGASVAGLATPWGNFTNGDQLNDGYHRVWGRDLYQQATGLLAAGDTAQAKRMAQFLWNSQWIGSPTAGDGTTYPAGSFPRYSPVSGVSGASAQQLGCCEQLDQDADAILLAWLTGLTDASTYAKVKTTANHIVATGPDTTERWEEQYGKSPSSVAAEIAGLIAAGAIARANGDTASATSWESTADSWRNSLAGWTVTTSGYWGGHTYYERLDRAGNPNDGATICFDEGCFYEHDVTDFGFLDLVRLGIRPAGDTTIASSVAPTAAASDGNSAMQVTLPNGDVYFHRYPHDNYGESTSTCNGWPAGGTQRFGRLWPVLSGERGQYELANGRSAAVYLKSMADSANDGYFVPEQVWDRADVGCFGLGRPTGSAGPLMWAEGQYLRLAQSMDAGHNLDTPSIVKSRYGT from the coding sequence ATGATCAGGTGGAAAGCGGTCCTGGCCTGCGCAGGAGCGATAGTTCTGCTGGCCGGTGCGCTGCCCGGCACGGCACTGGCGAGCGGCACCGCGACCGACTGCTGCGGCGGTGGCGCCTCCTGGGCCACCGGCAACAAGTCCGCTCTCGGGACCTCGACGACCACGAGCAGCCCGGTGTGGTTCACCGTCGCCGACGGCGTCACCTCGGAGGTCTTCTACCCCCGGGCCGACGTCGCGAACATGCAGGACATGCAGTTCGTCGTCACCGACGGCAGCAGTTTCGTGGACCTGGAACGGGACGCCACGAACCACGTCGTCACCATGCCCGACGAGAAGGCCCTGCAGTACACCGTCACCAACACCGCCAAGAGCGGGAAGTACCGGATCACCACCGACTACGTCACCGACCCGGCCCGCTCGACGCTCGTGCGGAACACGCGGTTCCAGTCCCTCGACGGCGGCAGCTACCGGCTCTACCTCCTGGCCAACCCGTCCATGGCCGGCGGCGGCGCCAACGACAACGCGTGGTGGGACGGCAGCGGCCTGCTGGCCAGCGGCACCGAGACGCTGTTCGGCGGCGCGGCCACCACGGTCGTCTCCGCGCTGCGCGTCTCGACCGGCTTCACCGCGCACGACAACGGCTACAGCGGCGCGGCCAGCGACTGCCTGGTGGACCTGCGCGCCGACAAGACCCTGAACAACCAGTTCGACACCATCTCCGGCACCGGCAACGTCGTCCAGTGTGGACAGATCCCGGTCGGCACCGACACGACCTTCACCGTCGCACTCGGCTACGGCGGCACGGCGGCCGCCGCCACGTCCGCCGCGAGCGGATCGCTGAGCAGCGGGTTCTCCGCGGTCGCGACGTCCTACCGGTCCGGCTGGAACTCCTATGTGGGCAGCCTGAAACCCGCTCCGGCCAGCGTCTCCGGGGACACGCAACGACGTCGCGCCTACTACGTCGCCGCGATGGCGCTCAAGACCGCCGAGGACAAGCAGCACCCGGGCGCGAGCGTCGCGGGCCTGGCGACACCGTGGGGCAACTTCACCAACGGCGACCAGCTCAACGACGGCTACCACCGCGTCTGGGGCCGTGACCTCTACCAGCAGGCGACCGGCCTGCTCGCCGCCGGCGATACCGCGCAGGCCAAGCGGATGGCGCAGTTCCTCTGGAACTCCCAGTGGATCGGCAGCCCGACCGCGGGCGACGGCACGACGTACCCGGCGGGCTCGTTCCCGCGCTACAGCCCGGTTTCCGGCGTCTCCGGGGCAAGTGCTCAGCAGCTCGGCTGCTGCGAACAGCTCGACCAGGACGCCGACGCGATCCTGCTGGCCTGGCTGACCGGCCTCACCGACGCCTCGACCTACGCCAAGGTCAAGACGACGGCGAACCACATCGTCGCGACCGGCCCGGACACCACCGAGCGGTGGGAGGAGCAGTACGGGAAGTCGCCGTCGTCGGTGGCCGCCGAGATCGCCGGCCTCATCGCGGCGGGCGCGATCGCGCGGGCCAACGGCGACACCGCGAGCGCGACCTCGTGGGAGTCCACCGCGGACTCGTGGCGCAACTCCCTGGCCGGCTGGACCGTGACCACGTCCGGCTACTGGGGCGGGCACACCTACTACGAACGGCTCGACCGCGCCGGGAACCCCAACGACGGTGCGACGATCTGTTTCGACGAAGGCTGCTTCTACGAACACGACGTCACCGACTTCGGCTTCCTCGACCTGGTGCGGCTCGGCATCCGCCCGGCCGGCGACACGACGATCGCGAGCTCGGTCGCGCCGACCGCGGCGGCGTCCGACGGCAACTCGGCGATGCAGGTGACGCTGCCCAACGGCGACGTCTACTTCCACCGCTACCCGCACGACAACTACGGCGAGAGCACCTCGACCTGCAACGGCTGGCCCGCGGGCGGCACCCAGCGGTTCGGGCGGCTGTGGCCGGTGCTGTCGGGGGAGCGCGGCCAGTACGAGCTGGCCAACGGCCGGTCGGCGGCGGTCTACCTGAAGTCCATGGCGGACTCGGCCAACGACGGGTACTTCGTGCCCGAACAGGTCTGGGACCGCGCCGACGTCGGGTGCTTCGGCCTGGGCCGCCCGACGGGCAGCGCGGGGCCGCTGATGTGGGCCGAGGGCCAGTACCTGCGGCTCGCGCAGAGCATGGACGCGGGCCACAACCTCGACACGCCGTCGATCGTGAAGTCCCGCTACGGCACCTGA
- a CDS encoding DUF6403 family protein, translating into MTWVVWVIAAVVIAVGGFGVVAVPWWRGRELRRRTAWSAARAAIENAAVSRDAAAAPQPEAEQLLTRAETIAAAHGGARAAQAAEEHARRADAIWRAAARG; encoded by the coding sequence ATGACATGGGTGGTCTGGGTGATCGCCGCGGTGGTGATCGCCGTCGGCGGGTTCGGGGTTGTCGCCGTGCCCTGGTGGCGGGGCCGCGAACTGCGCCGGCGGACCGCCTGGTCGGCCGCGCGGGCGGCGATCGAGAACGCCGCCGTGAGCCGCGACGCCGCGGCCGCTCCCCAGCCGGAAGCCGAGCAGTTGCTGACCCGGGCAGAGACCATCGCGGCAGCGCACGGAGGTGCGCGGGCGGCCCAGGCGGCCGAGGAGCACGCGCGCCGCGCCGACGCGATCTGGCGGGCGGCCGCCCGTGGCTGA
- a CDS encoding NAD(+)/NADH kinase: protein MSLAPRVVLVHRRTELAELLARHGTRGQAEFFLRTRGRDLAEVTEADTAVRAALAATSAAIPLDWRRGEVERADLDRFLFTPEDVVVVVGQDGLIANVAKYLDGQPVIGVTPGAPGVLVRHPPAAVADLVRSTGDVEHRTMAELTADDGQRLLALNEIYLGHAGHQTARYRLGVGGGPAERQASSGILVGTGTGATGWCGSVWRERGSGLRLPAPGETRLVWFVREAWPSPTTGTTCTEGELTSAPLTVEVESDRLVAFGDGLEADKVALTRGQTATFVPAAKTVHLVR from the coding sequence GTGAGCCTCGCCCCGCGCGTCGTGCTGGTGCACCGGCGCACCGAGCTGGCCGAACTGCTCGCCCGGCACGGCACGCGCGGCCAGGCGGAGTTCTTCCTGCGCACGCGCGGCCGTGACCTGGCCGAGGTGACCGAGGCCGACACCGCCGTGCGCGCGGCGCTCGCCGCGACATCGGCGGCGATCCCGCTCGACTGGCGTCGCGGCGAGGTCGAACGGGCGGACCTCGACCGGTTCCTGTTCACCCCGGAGGACGTCGTCGTGGTGGTCGGCCAGGACGGGCTGATCGCCAACGTCGCCAAGTACCTCGACGGCCAGCCGGTGATCGGCGTGACGCCCGGCGCGCCCGGGGTGCTCGTCAGGCACCCACCCGCCGCCGTCGCGGACCTGGTGCGCTCCACCGGCGACGTCGAGCACCGGACGATGGCCGAGCTCACCGCGGACGACGGCCAGCGGCTGCTGGCGCTCAACGAGATCTACCTGGGGCACGCCGGGCACCAGACGGCCCGCTACCGGCTGGGGGTCGGTGGCGGGCCGGCGGAACGGCAGGCGTCGTCGGGCATCCTCGTCGGGACGGGCACCGGAGCCACCGGCTGGTGCGGGTCGGTGTGGCGGGAGCGCGGGAGCGGGCTCCGGCTGCCCGCCCCCGGCGAGACCCGGCTGGTCTGGTTCGTGCGCGAGGCGTGGCCGTCGCCGACGACCGGGACCACGTGCACCGAAGGGGAACTGACGTCGGCGCCGCTCACGGTCGAAGTCGAGTCCGACCGCCTGGTCGCGTTCGGCGACGGCCTCGAGGCCGACAAGGTCGCCCTCACCCGCGGCCAGACGGCGACGTTCGTCCCCGCCGCGAAGACTGTCCACCTGGTCCGGTGA
- a CDS encoding SPFH domain-containing protein, translating to MADIDRRFGFRHLRGAPTVHIRHYRRGKLAHDGVGLSFWYRPLTAVVSEVPVDDRELPLLFHARTADFQDVTVQLALTFRIEDPALAAQRIDFSIDPDTGRWRSDPLAQISGLLTENVQQYAVEVLTRTPLETALVDGVRAVRDRIRAGLAEEDTRLAQTGSAVVDVRVVAIRAEPEVEKALQTTAREKVQQEADRATFERRALAVERERAIGENELQSQIELARREEQLVAQRGANARRQAEEAAAANRIETEAQASRKERLTLVEAEGKRALGEAEAAGEAARLAAYRDLPEGVLTGLALKELAGNLPQIDSLVLTPDLLTPLLTKLGGRS from the coding sequence ATGGCTGACATCGACCGCCGGTTCGGGTTCCGGCACCTGCGCGGCGCACCCACCGTGCACATCCGCCACTACCGCCGCGGCAAGCTCGCGCACGACGGCGTCGGGCTGTCGTTCTGGTACCGGCCGCTGACCGCGGTCGTCTCCGAGGTCCCGGTCGACGACCGCGAGCTGCCGCTGCTGTTCCACGCCCGCACGGCCGACTTCCAGGACGTCACCGTGCAGCTCGCGCTGACGTTCAGGATCGAGGACCCGGCGCTGGCCGCGCAGCGGATCGACTTCTCCATCGACCCCGACACCGGGCGCTGGAGAAGCGATCCCCTCGCCCAGATCAGCGGGCTGCTCACCGAGAACGTCCAGCAGTACGCCGTCGAGGTGCTGACCCGCACTCCCCTGGAGACCGCGCTGGTCGACGGCGTGCGCGCGGTCCGCGACCGGATCCGCGCCGGCCTGGCCGAGGAGGACACCCGGCTCGCGCAGACCGGCTCGGCCGTCGTCGACGTCCGCGTCGTGGCCATCCGGGCCGAGCCGGAGGTCGAGAAGGCGTTGCAGACGACCGCGCGGGAGAAGGTGCAGCAGGAGGCCGACCGGGCGACCTTCGAGCGGCGCGCGCTGGCCGTCGAACGCGAACGGGCGATCGGCGAGAACGAGCTGCAGAGCCAGATCGAGCTGGCCCGCCGCGAAGAGCAGCTGGTCGCCCAGCGCGGGGCGAACGCGCGGCGCCAGGCCGAAGAAGCCGCCGCGGCGAACCGGATCGAGACCGAGGCGCAGGCATCGCGCAAGGAACGCCTGACGCTCGTGGAAGCCGAAGGCAAGCGAGCGCTCGGCGAGGCGGAGGCCGCGGGTGAGGCGGCCCGGCTGGCGGCGTACCGCGACCTGCCCGAGGGCGTGCTCACCGGGCTGGCGCTGAAGGAGCTGGCCGGCAACCTGCCGCAGATCGACAGCCTGGTCCTGACGCCCGACCTGCTCACGCCGTTGCTGACGAAGCTGGGCGGGCGGTCGTGA
- a CDS encoding NUDIX hydrolase, with amino-acid sequence MGHPPFAVTVDLVVLTLTGDELCALVVRRGVEPYRGEWALPGGFVRADEDLSDAARRELAEETGLAPGTVHIEQLAGYGAPDRDPRMRVVTVAYLALAPDLPVPRAGTDAAEARWAPVGSLSREHLAFDHDRILADGVERARAKLEYSPLATAFCAPEFTVAELRRVYELVWDTRLDPRNFHRKVTGAEGLLEPTGGTTTRDGGRPARLYRRGKAELLYPPMLRA; translated from the coding sequence ATGGGTCACCCGCCGTTCGCCGTCACCGTCGACCTCGTCGTGCTCACCCTGACCGGGGACGAGCTGTGCGCACTGGTCGTGCGCCGCGGGGTCGAGCCGTACCGGGGGGAGTGGGCGCTGCCCGGCGGGTTCGTCCGGGCGGACGAAGACCTCTCGGACGCGGCGCGGCGGGAACTGGCGGAGGAGACCGGACTGGCGCCGGGGACCGTCCACATCGAACAGCTCGCCGGCTACGGCGCCCCGGACCGGGACCCGCGGATGCGGGTGGTGACGGTCGCCTACCTGGCGCTGGCCCCGGACCTGCCGGTGCCGCGCGCGGGCACGGACGCGGCGGAGGCCCGCTGGGCCCCGGTGGGGTCGCTGTCCCGCGAGCACCTGGCCTTCGACCACGACCGGATCCTGGCGGACGGGGTGGAGCGGGCCCGGGCGAAGCTGGAGTACTCGCCGCTGGCGACGGCGTTCTGCGCGCCGGAGTTCACGGTCGCGGAGCTGCGGCGGGTGTACGAGCTGGTCTGGGACACGCGGCTCGACCCGCGCAACTTCCACCGCAAGGTGACCGGCGCCGAGGGACTGCTGGAGCCGACCGGCGGGACGACCACCCGCGACGGTGGGCGCCCGGCCCGGCTGTACCGGCGCGGGAAGGCCGAACTGCTGTACCCGCCGATGTTGCGAGCCTGA
- a CDS encoding FtsX-like permease family protein has translation MGRLLLLWRLAARDLRRRPGEAALFLVAVTAATAALTLGLAVGNAVTTGFEQTREATAGPDITAITTAADPADLAHRLATAPGVAGQSDPVFAFDATVGLHGRDAHASVEGRETTASTVDRPLVTDGSWVRPGGAVVERGFAEVFGVHVGDSVTIGKRDYPVAGIAISAATPVYPWSDWAQGPGPSDRGGRIWLTTADARAAVGDATPVHLIHLKLSDPDAPAHWRDTVFAKDNRGGDWVNTHTWQTVLETDRNMIKDTQPTLVVGGWLLAAAAIVTLAALAAVRASRDNRRAGLLKAVGAGPRTVAAVLLAQYLLPTAVATALGLTAGTLAAPGLANPSAGLLVTTGPPTTGTVVAVVLLAALVVLAATLGPVLRATRTSTVHALAEPVHPVTRRPRLTAMTAYLPTSLLVGVRLLARRPGRAALTAIGTAAISVTVSAMLAFRTSVAHDTGTGLTDPAMAAVNSRIGQVALGVTVALAALSALNTVFVSWSTAVQGRRALAVTRTLGATPGQVVTALCTAQLLAAVPAVLAGIPGGIGLYAFFNPKFATPPASWQLVAALGVLLAVGVLTALPAWACTRRPAGRVLGAA, from the coding sequence GTGGGACGTCTGCTGCTGCTGTGGCGCCTGGCCGCGCGCGACCTGCGGCGCCGCCCCGGCGAGGCCGCGCTGTTCCTCGTCGCCGTCACGGCCGCCACCGCGGCCCTGACCCTGGGCCTGGCGGTCGGCAACGCCGTGACCACCGGGTTCGAGCAGACCCGCGAGGCCACCGCCGGCCCCGACATCACCGCCATCACGACGGCCGCGGACCCGGCCGACCTGGCGCACCGCCTCGCGACCGCGCCCGGGGTGGCCGGGCAGTCCGACCCGGTCTTCGCCTTCGACGCCACCGTCGGGCTGCACGGCCGCGACGCGCACGCTTCGGTCGAGGGCCGGGAAACCACGGCGTCCACTGTGGACAGGCCGCTGGTCACCGACGGCTCCTGGGTGCGTCCCGGCGGCGCCGTGGTCGAGCGCGGCTTCGCGGAGGTCTTCGGCGTGCACGTGGGTGACAGCGTCACCATCGGGAAGCGCGACTACCCCGTTGCCGGGATCGCGATCAGCGCCGCCACCCCGGTGTACCCGTGGAGCGACTGGGCTCAGGGGCCCGGGCCGTCGGACCGCGGCGGCCGGATCTGGCTCACCACCGCCGACGCCCGGGCGGCGGTCGGAGACGCCACCCCCGTCCACCTGATCCACCTGAAGCTGTCCGATCCCGACGCGCCGGCCCACTGGCGCGACACGGTGTTCGCCAAGGACAACCGGGGTGGCGACTGGGTCAACACCCACACCTGGCAGACCGTCCTCGAGACGGACCGGAACATGATCAAGGACACCCAGCCCACCCTGGTCGTCGGCGGCTGGCTGCTCGCCGCGGCCGCGATCGTCACCCTCGCCGCGCTCGCCGCCGTCCGCGCGAGCCGCGACAACCGGCGTGCCGGGCTGCTCAAGGCCGTCGGGGCCGGGCCCCGGACCGTCGCCGCGGTCCTGCTGGCGCAGTACCTGCTGCCGACCGCCGTGGCCACCGCGCTCGGCCTGACCGCCGGGACGCTGGCCGCACCCGGGCTGGCCAACCCCAGCGCCGGCCTGCTCGTCACCACCGGCCCGCCGACCACCGGCACCGTCGTCGCCGTGGTCCTCCTCGCCGCGCTGGTGGTCCTGGCCGCGACGCTCGGGCCCGTGCTGCGGGCCACCCGCACGAGCACCGTCCACGCCTTGGCCGAGCCGGTCCACCCGGTCACGCGCCGCCCGCGGCTGACCGCGATGACGGCGTACCTGCCCACCTCGCTCCTGGTCGGCGTCCGGCTGCTCGCCCGCCGGCCCGGCCGCGCCGCGCTGACGGCGATCGGCACCGCCGCCATCAGCGTCACCGTGTCCGCGATGCTCGCGTTCCGCACCTCCGTCGCCCACGACACCGGAACCGGGCTGACCGATCCCGCCATGGCGGCGGTGAACAGCCGGATCGGCCAGGTGGCGCTCGGCGTCACCGTCGCGCTGGCGGCACTTTCCGCGCTCAACACGGTGTTCGTCAGCTGGAGCACCGCGGTCCAGGGGCGCCGCGCCCTGGCCGTCACCCGCACCCTCGGCGCCACTCCCGGCCAGGTCGTCACGGCGCTGTGCACCGCTCAGCTCCTGGCCGCCGTGCCCGCGGTGCTGGCCGGGATCCCGGGCGGGATCGGCCTGTACGCGTTCTTCAACCCCAAGTTCGCCACTCCCCCGGCGTCGTGGCAGCTCGTGGCCGCACTCGGCGTGCTGCTGGCGGTCGGCGTGCTGACCGCGTTGCCCGCGTGGGCCTGCACGCGCCGTCCCGCCGGACGCGTGCTCGGCGCCGCCTGA
- a CDS encoding ABC transporter ATP-binding protein: MTLVRGRSQRRATDGGPVLRAAGLSRVYGRGESLVRAVDGVDLDVPAGQTLAVTGPSGCGKSTLLQLLGGLDRPTGGQVWLGGRRIDHLGERALAGLRRRAIGFVFQDFHLMDELSAAENVELPALLAGASPRTARTRAAGILDRVGLAGRARHLPSELSGGQRQRVAIARALVNEPLVVLADEPTGNLDSAATHDILRLFDELRAAGQTLVVVTHDERVAATADRVVSLRDGALVDDTRLGTGFGDTTPLGALLSWEG; this comes from the coding sequence ATGACGCTGGTCAGGGGCCGCTCGCAGCGGAGGGCCACGGACGGCGGGCCGGTGCTGCGGGCGGCCGGCCTGTCGCGGGTGTACGGGCGGGGCGAGAGCCTGGTGCGGGCCGTCGACGGGGTCGACCTCGACGTTCCCGCCGGGCAGACGCTCGCCGTGACCGGTCCGAGCGGCTGTGGCAAGTCGACGCTGCTGCAGCTGCTCGGCGGTCTCGACCGGCCCACCGGCGGCCAGGTGTGGCTCGGCGGGCGGCGCATCGACCACCTCGGCGAGCGGGCCCTGGCCGGGCTGCGGCGGCGCGCCATCGGCTTCGTCTTCCAGGACTTCCACCTGATGGACGAGCTGTCCGCGGCCGAGAACGTCGAGCTGCCCGCGCTGCTCGCCGGTGCCTCGCCGCGGACCGCGCGCACCCGGGCCGCCGGCATCCTCGACCGCGTGGGGCTCGCCGGCCGGGCGCGGCACCTGCCCTCGGAACTGTCCGGCGGGCAGCGGCAGCGGGTCGCGATCGCCCGGGCGCTGGTCAACGAGCCGCTGGTGGTCCTCGCCGACGAGCCCACCGGAAACCTCGACAGCGCCGCGACCCACGACATCCTCCGGCTCTTCGACGAGCTGCGCGCCGCCGGCCAGACACTGGTCGTGGTCACCCACGACGAGCGCGTCGCCGCGACGGCCGACCGCGTCGTCTCGCTGCGCGACGGCGCGCTCGTGGACGACACCCGCCTCGGCACCGGCTTCGGGGACACCACCCCGCTCGGCGCGCTGCTGAGCTGGGAAGGCTGA
- a CDS encoding PadR family transcriptional regulator: MQDVVLALLAKEPSHGYDLRRRLVAALGPLGEALNVGQIYVTLTRLEKAGLVVQEREDAPVRGPRRKVYALTAAGQERVVTWMTEGTGPKADVTEFHLKLVAAAESGLADPLALVDARRRELLRSLAEVQHAVLAHDTNSEPGLLLEGIALRWQAELRWLEACERTWSARENDGGNA; encoded by the coding sequence GTGCAGGACGTCGTGCTGGCACTGCTGGCCAAGGAACCGTCGCACGGCTACGACCTGCGACGGCGGCTGGTCGCGGCGCTCGGCCCGTTGGGGGAAGCGCTGAACGTGGGGCAGATCTACGTGACGCTCACCCGGCTCGAGAAGGCGGGCCTGGTCGTCCAGGAACGGGAAGACGCGCCGGTGCGCGGCCCGCGGCGCAAGGTGTACGCGCTGACCGCGGCCGGGCAGGAGCGGGTGGTCACGTGGATGACCGAGGGCACCGGCCCCAAGGCCGACGTCACGGAGTTCCACCTGAAGCTGGTGGCCGCGGCCGAGTCGGGGCTGGCCGATCCGCTGGCGCTCGTGGACGCGCGGCGGCGGGAACTGCTCCGCAGCCTCGCCGAGGTCCAGCACGCCGTCCTCGCCCACGACACGAACTCGGAGCCCGGGCTGCTGCTGGAGGGCATCGCCCTGCGCTGGCAGGCCGAACTGCGCTGGCTGGAGGCGTGCGAGCGGACCTGGTCCGCCCGCGAGAACGACGGAGGAAACGCATGA
- a CDS encoding FAD-dependent monooxygenase, whose product MTEQTVLISGAGVAGPTLAYWLARAGFRPTVVERAAGLRSSGSPVDVRGPAAPVADRMGITAKLREAGTAVTSLKFVDDAGRRTGRVTVGGDGGIELPRTDLAAILHEAARPDTEFVFHDSVTELHQDGGGVDVTFERGTPRRFDLVIGADGLHSAVRRLAFGPEHAFVEHMGVYIATLPLAEPPADRTELVMYNSPGRAVAVHPARGTGIAAFMFRGDAVPGFDHRDSALHKRMLAESYDGAGWRVPELLERVREADDLYLDSVSRVRMTGWASGRIALAGDAASCVSLFGDGSTLAMAGAYTLAQELGRTPGDAASAFRRYESAHRKLVEPKQRSVSTAAALLIPATRGGLAARNFGTRLLPLVTAARRLVPARAA is encoded by the coding sequence ATGACCGAGCAGACCGTACTGATCTCCGGCGCGGGCGTCGCCGGGCCGACGCTGGCGTACTGGCTGGCCCGCGCGGGCTTCCGGCCGACCGTGGTCGAGCGCGCCGCCGGGCTGCGCTCGAGCGGCAGCCCCGTGGACGTCCGCGGGCCGGCCGCGCCCGTCGCCGACCGGATGGGCATCACCGCGAAGCTGCGCGAAGCGGGCACCGCCGTGACGTCGCTGAAGTTCGTCGACGACGCGGGGCGGCGGACCGGCCGCGTCACGGTGGGCGGCGACGGCGGCATCGAGCTGCCCCGCACCGACCTCGCGGCGATCCTGCACGAAGCCGCGCGGCCGGACACCGAGTTCGTCTTCCACGACTCGGTCACCGAGCTCCACCAGGACGGCGGCGGGGTCGACGTCACGTTCGAGCGGGGCACCCCGCGGCGCTTCGACCTGGTGATCGGCGCCGACGGCCTGCATTCCGCCGTGCGGCGGCTGGCGTTCGGGCCGGAGCACGCGTTCGTCGAGCACATGGGGGTCTACATCGCGACGCTGCCGCTGGCCGAACCGCCGGCCGACCGCACGGAGCTGGTGATGTACAACTCGCCCGGCCGGGCGGTCGCGGTGCACCCGGCGCGCGGCACCGGGATCGCGGCGTTCATGTTCCGCGGCGACGCCGTGCCGGGGTTCGACCACCGGGATTCGGCGCTGCACAAGCGCATGCTCGCCGAGTCGTACGACGGCGCGGGCTGGCGCGTGCCGGAGCTGCTGGAGCGCGTGCGCGAGGCGGACGACCTGTACCTGGACTCGGTGAGCCGGGTGCGGATGACCGGCTGGGCGTCCGGCCGGATCGCGCTGGCCGGGGACGCGGCGTCGTGCGTGTCCCTGTTCGGCGACGGCTCGACGCTGGCGATGGCGGGCGCGTACACGCTCGCGCAGGAGCTGGGCCGGACACCGGGTGACGCGGCGTCGGCGTTCCGGCGGTACGAAAGCGCGCACCGGAAGCTGGTGGAACCCAAGCAGCGCAGCGTTTCCACGGCCGCGGCCTTGCTGATCCCGGCCACGCGCGGAGGCCTGGCGGCCCGCAACTTCGGCACGCGGTTGCTGCCCCTGGTCACCGCCGCACGGCGGCTGGTGCCCGCACGAGCCGCTTGA
- a CDS encoding TetR family transcriptional regulator: MTDDTRARILRAALEEFSERGFHATSVRELAERVGVTKTAVLYHFPGKADIVTALAEPLLADLEATMTKAADAADPRTAAIEGLLDVWLGHRYLLRMNLRDLGLTASKAVFERFRAGMLKANQLVAGPDADLARQVRAAQAIAMLSDPVVLFADAPVDELRAAVLDGVDRLYAEPEPGSRPRGRRGRPTVMSPETIEAARRLYDAGRAPADIAMALGVSRATIYRHLPGAE, translated from the coding sequence ATGACCGACGACACCCGGGCCCGGATCCTGCGCGCCGCGCTCGAGGAGTTCTCCGAGCGCGGCTTCCACGCGACGTCGGTCCGGGAGCTGGCCGAACGCGTCGGCGTCACCAAGACCGCGGTGCTGTACCACTTCCCGGGCAAGGCGGACATCGTGACGGCGCTGGCCGAACCGCTCCTGGCCGACCTCGAAGCGACCATGACGAAGGCCGCGGACGCCGCCGACCCGCGTACGGCGGCGATCGAAGGCCTCCTCGACGTGTGGCTCGGCCACCGCTACCTGCTCCGGATGAACCTGCGGGACCTCGGGCTGACCGCGTCGAAGGCGGTGTTCGAGCGCTTCCGCGCCGGCATGCTCAAGGCGAACCAGCTGGTGGCGGGCCCGGACGCGGACCTGGCCCGCCAGGTCCGGGCGGCGCAGGCGATCGCGATGCTCAGCGACCCGGTGGTGCTGTTCGCCGACGCCCCGGTGGACGAGCTCCGCGCCGCGGTCCTCGACGGCGTCGACCGGCTGTACGCCGAACCGGAACCCGGGAGCCGGCCGCGTGGCCGCCGCGGCCGCCCGACGGTGATGAGCCCGGAGACGATCGAGGCGGCACGGCGCCTCTACGACGCGGGCCGCGCCCCGGCCGACATCGCGATGGCGCTAGGCGTCTCCCGCGCCACGATCTACCGGCACCTCCCCGGCGCCGAATAA